In a genomic window of Nostoc sp. UHCC 0870:
- a CDS encoding DUF1802 family protein gives MLMELDQTVHTLKEWAVAVNALETGKTIMLLRKGGIHEQQGRFQVAHQQVLLYPTFEHQQSCLLKAEYANLVHPVIPGWHPETVRIGSWAEITDILPVSDESIVKSLLPFHIWNENFISDRLKWKPKQPIFILLLRTYQLPQAQEIPYRGEYGGCKSWIDIESPLQLQGSTPVLSDSYYQELVAEIHRVVSNE, from the coding sequence ATGCTGATGGAATTAGATCAAACAGTGCATACGCTCAAAGAGTGGGCAGTTGCAGTTAATGCTTTAGAAACTGGCAAAACAATTATGTTGCTGCGTAAAGGTGGTATTCATGAACAGCAAGGCCGTTTTCAAGTGGCGCATCAGCAGGTTTTACTCTACCCCACCTTTGAACATCAGCAATCTTGCTTACTTAAAGCTGAATATGCCAATCTTGTCCATCCAGTTATACCAGGATGGCATCCAGAAACAGTACGGATTGGTAGTTGGGCAGAGATTACCGATATTTTGCCAGTGAGTGACGAGTCAATTGTCAAGAGCTTATTACCCTTTCATATCTGGAATGAAAATTTTATCAGCGATCGCCTGAAGTGGAAACCCAAACAGCCAATATTTATTCTCCTGCTACGGACTTATCAATTACCCCAAGCCCAAGAAATTCCCTATCGTGGGGAGTATGGTGGTTGCAAATCATGGATTGATATAGAATCACCTCTGCAACTACAAGGTTCAACCCCAGTTTTGTCTGATTCGTATTACCAAGAATTAGTAGCAGAAATTCATAGAGTGGTGAGTAATGAGTAA